Within the Rosa rugosa chromosome 2, drRosRugo1.1, whole genome shotgun sequence genome, the region tattcggattcaaggttttttagcttcttgaatcagggtttggctatttgtttcagggttagggcttcgtgctgataacgtgttgtagagaaactgaaattgagaggaaattgctgtgtattctcattgataatatgggcctctttatatagaggattacaatgcatagaatctcaatcgtacaaagAAAGTAAttgtacattgaataggaatctagatccttctaatttaaccatattaccactaggtccagtaacctagagtttgggccaaacacataaaagagatttccttaaacaaaatcAAACTTTTTTTGGGCATCAGAAGTATAATTTTGTTCCAAAATTCGAAAATTACGAAACTTATGAACAAAATCGGCTTTTTTTTCCAAGTGCTGCAATTGAAAATGTTGGTGTAACTTCATAGCATGGAAgaatttgaataaaaatagGAATGAACATAGTTTGACATATTTAGGCGTGTCATGGAGTCATCTTCTGAATTTCATGTATCATTATGAAATTCACACGTGTCATGAGCTTAGCATTAATAGAGCTTGGCACTCTTAGAAGATGCCTGAACTTGTGGAACACTAAAATATCGAATGGAATGttttcatgaatttttttttttcgacttTGAAACGTATTATAAAAAATCGGATAGAAATTTTAGTATTCCATCAATTGGAACATATTTTAAAGATTATGCTGTACCAATGTTGAAATTAAGAAACATAAcaatttgaatagaaattgACCTTTGCATGGTTTGACACGATAGAATGTGCCATGAGAGCACTCGTGAAATGCAATGATATGCCGAAACATGATAACCATTGTTAACAAtattttttcttgaaattctcCTGCatctaggcctcatcatttagcccttcggccctaagcccgcccgacccggcccttgcatgcgggccggccctaccctttctcaaatagggtagggtaagggtcatgcaaatgaaaccTGGCCCTACCCtaaagcccggccctaaaagcccTATCCGGCccaaccctaaaatttatatattatttttattattttctattacataggctttgttttctttaatttttattttatttgttacacaacaattaatattgggagatttagagaaatagttaattgaatagaattaccttaactaaattaataaatgttataagttaatttctgtatatatatatatatatgtgtgtgtgtgtgtgtgtgtgtgtgtgtgtcttgtattaaatatgataaaaaaaaacaataagtcTTATATTATCTATATaatcattgagccacattttgaggaaaatatatatatatatatatatatatatatatttgttaaacaaaataaggccattTTTtgggcccatttcggccctatttggccctattcggaaggTCGGCCCTAGcggatcgggcttttcgggcgggtaagggttagcatatttaagccccggcccgaccctaagccctaagccctaaaattcaGGGTAGgaccggccctagcccggcccatgatgacccctacctGCATCATAAGTTAATCATTTGTAAACGTGTTCCAATTGACAGAACACTGAAACCTCAAAGCGAATTTTAATGTTTTCTGACTTCTCAAAGAAAAAATGCGTTGTGATTTTTAAGTTATGCATGTTAGTTTGAGAAGTGAATGGAAACTATAGCCTGAGGAAGAAAAAATTTGGTGAGATATAAGAATTTTGGGTAGAAATCATGTGCTATAATCCATAGTTTTGGATAAAATCATAGTCATAACTCTTGAGgaagatttttattttcttattttttttattaattttaagtTATGGCATCATAGACTTATAAAGCTAAAAATTAGACTTATGatgatggcaaaaatccccagcggggcggagctccattggatacccgcccctaatggggggagaatttggggacaaatggggaatggggatgaggatccccaatccccgctatctaagattggggatgatattgtgatctccatccccaaacccgccccaataatatatacatatatttaacttatatatatattaatttattttttataatttaaatcacaaatatatacatttactactttattttaatgactacacttttactttaatggtgttttgacttttgcactcattgaattatgatttatgaatttaatcatattttaaatttatttgttgtagattttgattttaaaaaatgcaatatgagaaaaaattattttatttattaaattcttattggggatttggggcgggtttggaggcttagtccccaatggggatggggacggggaatccccaatacaTTTTTATTGGGAATTGCGGCGGGGATGGGGGTAGAAAATGACCCTGGAGATGGggaataccatccccatccccaacccgccccattgccatccctagatGATCGACATTCACATGGCACAATCataccaaagaaaaagaatatagAGCCACGCGGTCTAACCTAGCAGATTAAATGGACATAATTCATCTGTCTAGGGTTCGGATTCAAATTCAAAGGCAATGAGACACATATATCAAGAGAGTTTTAGACCATGATTCAGAAAATCAAAACTCAGGAGAGTTTAATTATTAGCAAGAACATGCTTCAGGAGAAATAAAATCCACCCCAGCCACAATAGAGTTTAATTTATCAAAACAATGACAACAACAAAACGTCCAAATTTAAGCATCAAACACAAGAACTTGTCGGAGGCTCACATAAACGGGTCGGAGGAAGATCCAGCTGCCTTCTGAGAACTATCGGAACTATCTAAGTTCATGCCTTCAATGGACTGATCAGCCCCAGCTCCGACTTGGTCAGCACCTTTGTTAGCCAAGATGTGGGGCCTGACGACCACTGCCAGTTCATCAGTGAACTCAGAGAAGCCAACTGGTTCATCCAACTGGTGGTTAAGCCCCACAGGATCACTGCTAAACTGATCATCTAGCCCAGGCGGTTCAAAATTGAACTGATCAGCCGCAGCAGCTTCATAAAACTGGCCAAAATCAACAGTTTCCGAACTCAGTCCTGCCAGACGGTTGAAGGGTTGATAATTTGCTTCAGAGTTAGGACCAAAAGCCTGACAACCCAGTAGGGCTGGAGAGTTGAAAGCCATATAACCAGGCCCGGCTAGAGGGTTGAAAGCCGCCTCTGCTTCTTGCAACTTCATAACCTGAAAGAGCTGCTTGAGCGAATCTGCTTCCTTTTGTAACTTTTCATGTTCAGCTGTGCAGTGCATTCAAATTAGCGATGTTAACACAAATATTGAGTAGTTTGCAAGAAGGAGTTGTTTCGTATCCAAGTTTAGAACAGTTTATATCTTCGTTAgccaaattaattaattaattaattattattattaaaaaaaaaaaaaaaaacaagaaacgGTACCAAAGAAGCTCCAAGTGCCTTGCCTTTTCCTGTTAGAAACTTAGAATAGAGGGAGAATACCTTGTTGCACCATAAGCTTTCCGCTACAAGTTGCAATCTTTTGCTTGATTGAATCATTTTCTGCTTGAAGCAACATATttttccgttgtgtgaatcGGATTCTTGGAGACGTGAGAACTATTTCTGCCTGCACATGATCATCATGTACAATTAGTTTCAAATTATATGAACATAAACtcattttaaaacacaaaaccaaacccGTTTATCTTCACTACTAACAAGGAAGTCAAACGTtggtgtcaaaggcttcaccaaattttgaaatgCCCACAATACATATCctttagaagaaaaataaaaaaaatcataataaaaCTATCTAACAAGGTTATTATGGTAAataaaaaaacaccaaaaccataaaattaaGAAAGTAGGTGAGACGAAAACCTCTACGTTCTAAtatcacgtgcatcgcacgggTATGAGGCTAGTAAATTAATAACGGTAATAACAGGCAATACCTCTAGCACTTTGCTTTCTGTTTCCAGTTTCCCAATATGCTGGAGTTGTTTCATATGATACCTCCTTGAATACTCCCTGGTAGCCAGAATCCTGTACACAGCAAAAGATCCATCTCAACAAGTTGTAAAAACAGTAAGGAAAATGCATGTCTTGAAGGTGTATACGTACCGAAATTAATATGCATCTTCTTTATATGCAAGTCTTGAAAAATACAGCATGTTAGTAAAAAATTGACCATGAACATTTAATTTAAATTATAGTTTTATACCTATTTGGCATTTTCATTTTAAACGTAGGCAATAACGAAAGGAGCACGTGCATACGTAGGAAGATAAACTATTAGTGAAAACAGCATTATAGTGCAATATttgtaaatatagggaaaaaaaaatcatactactagacctgtaaatggacaaGATTTAGAGCGGATCGACTTACATCTGAATttgttaataattttttttaactcgACCTGAACTAATAACCCAGCAGATCGCTGATAGCTCAATCTAAATTAGTATCTAGCGGATTAACGAATACCTAATTCGCTAATTCGATCCATTTATAATaacaaatatttttaaatttttaaataatattaTTAAATTTTTATCACGATATTTCATAaaacattaataaaatattaaaataaaatgaagagaATCGCCAAAAGCCAAAAGTTGAATTCCATAACCAAAATATTCCTTAGAACTATAAACTAAGGTAACCAAAATACTAAATTTCTAAAACAATACTTCTTTGATATTTTTGGATAAGAGAACAAAAGAACATAGACATCAATAAGCTTTAACTTCATATTCCCAATATTCACAGTACCCTTAATTATCCCATATTGCCAATATTAGAAGCTTAATTCAGAAGACTACGTCATTTAGGTTTTTGCAAAAGTTTTgttataatatatgtatatttattattttatatttaaaacTAATAAGTATTTCttaatatttaatattttagataataatattttattgctaataaaataatatttaattattataAAAATGGACTTTAAAATTAACAGATCGGATCCTTGTTTGATTCGTTAAATAAACAGATTAACGAATCCGaccattaacggatcaacggatcaaattttcaattcaaACCCGTTCAATATCCACGGATTCGAAGCGGATACAGATCAAAATTCAATCAATTTACAGGTCTACATACGTAATATAGTAATCAAACTTTTTGAGTTTTATATCTAATTAGTATTTTCATTTTAAAGGGAGGCAATAACGAAAGAAGCACGTACTTATATAGGAGGACAAACAATTAGTGAAAATAGCATTATGCTTCGATGGTAATGTTTTGTTAAtataggaaaaaaagaagaaaaaaacatacTCATACTGTGTATCAAACTTTTTGAGGTTTTATACCTAATTAGTAACTTTCATTATAAGCGGAGGCAATAATGAAAGGAGCACGTACGTACATAGGAGGACAAACTATTAGTGAAAATAGCATATGTTTCAACGGTAATATTTTGTTAATAtgggaaaaagaagaaacagacaTATACTACGTATCGTAATCAAACCTTTTGAGTTTCTTATCATGAGCAGAGTCTGGTACTTCAACTCGCGAAACCTCCAAAAGATCAACATTCTGCACTTGCTGCTGAGTTTCTGGGATTTGAGCAAGTGCTGTATCTATTGGGTTTCCAGTCCCCTGGTTTTCATTGTGACACCATAAGGATGAGGATGGTGATGGTGGCGGCGGCAAGGGAGGTCTACCCTTAAAGCCCTCCATTTTGTTAATACACCTGCATAAGCAAAAAGATCTAAAATCAACTCCAATAGTTTCTCTATAATTTatgggcacgtttacttacttggaatgagaGTGAATGATTATGGGGTAAaaacattcctgcgtttactaacacataaaggaatcggaatgattccggatAAAGAATTCCTGCGTAAACTAATACATGAGGGAATCagaatggatgtaggtcccGCCTCCTTATTAGGAATCGATTCTTGAATACTCAGAAATTTGATTACGAATGGGGGAggtgggtttaggaatcaatcctccggaatcaataccgattcctttttTCTCTCATTCTACTTGACTCTGATTCataattattttccattccaattaAGTAAACGTGCTATacgtattatagggaagcaaaaatcaATATCTCCATAATTATTctgctccaactccaacagattccctattttacagtctccataattcttccttaaaaatttagagattgttgtaaatttAAAGAATTTTGTATTCTCTAATAccactatccctaaaatgag harbors:
- the LOC133730292 gene encoding uncharacterized protein LOC133730292 codes for the protein MLLQAENDSIKQKIATCSGKLMVQQAEHEKLQKEADSLKQLFQVMKLQEAEAAFNPLAGPGYMAFNSPALLGCQAFGPNSEANYQPFNRLAGLSSETVDFGQFYEAAAADQFNFEPPGLDDQFSSDPVGLNHQLDEPVGFSEFTDELAVVVRPHILANKGADQVGAGADQSIEGMNLDSSDSSQKAAGSSSDPFM
- the LOC133730325 gene encoding uncharacterized protein LOC133730325, translating into MEGFKGRPPLPPPPSPSSSLWCHNENQGTGNPIDTALAQIPETQQQVQNVDLLEVSRVEVPDSAHDKKLKRILATREYSRRYHMKQLQHIGKLETESKVLEVLPVITVINLLASYPCDARDIRT